A section of the Festucalex cinctus isolate MCC-2025b chromosome 7, RoL_Fcin_1.0, whole genome shotgun sequence genome encodes:
- the shisa7a gene encoding uncharacterized protein shisa7a, translating into MTPANNLRILALIFLLAAPHADGEYAVPSSGPASARPEPSVPRPDAPRSRPEVPEKVPESPPEGVLEAPPKPMAQIMFPKNVTSSEALAPPLGAAQVAPRLIDVWMDVCQGYYDVMGHFDNSFNCTKDTFVYCCGTCHYRFCCPDRNRQLDQDSCKNYDSPAWAKTESNALVTEEELGPDPEYDPLRQQSHNTGFVIGGVVVFMVAVAVGIKVVFNKVQQEAIQRDLNMPRALVDMLRHQSNPVQQDERNNSVALTVGDGQGTLGRAQKNVYAPGLPSKDNRLGNLQHNFIHTSGSSPKHTATIERTPRMNNAQLAAGGTLLSSKHNNTKSQPAFHHSLHNLAQLPPSYESATKPELNRYSSLKRLEKGLDEYSSGYCTTKRRPHTAQPALQSSQHHLHWGGDYTLSGRGTLPRHAARPWIPPPPSGMPASPTPNPYPLDPPEPQYNPNYDTLSKPRKVKSSDQLLNMGDVPGNTGTLSRLSKNQQHQYYKAMAASGKNSNTQTLTRKTQDRQDRQDRQDRQDRQDRQDRHDRQDRQDRHDRQDRQDRQERQERQDRLLMSPDHLEERMGGIGVMDPYAHPGGGVPTLPRQQKAQSQQNVCAATPSLDRHHMIKMNSHPTSGREQERNPGVTGHISGGMGWAGEGPGAGVVMGTGTLGGHNRRMAFANKRQNTIEQLHFIPGGGGSGSGGGGGGSGSGGGGSGGGGSGRSGDSGGGGGSQGIRTGSKNEVTV; encoded by the exons ATGACGCCCGCAAACAATCTCCGCATCCTCGCCCTGATCTTCCTGCTCGCCGCCCCGCACGCCGACGGGGAGTACGCGGTCCCGTCTTCCGGCCCGGCGTCCGCGCGGCCCGAGCCCTCCGTCCCGCGGCCGGATGCCCCCCGGAGCCGCCCCGAAGTCCCCGAGAAGGTTCCCGAAAGCCCGCCGGAGGGAGTGCTGGAGGCGCCCCCGAAACCCATGGCCCAAATCATGTTCCCCAAGAACGTGACGTCGTCCGAGGCCCTGGCCCCGCCCCTGGGCGCCGCCCAGGTGGCCCCGCGCCTCATCGACGTGTGGATGGACGTGTGCCAGGGCTACTACGACGTGATGGGACACTTCGACAACTCCTTCAACTGCACCAAGGACACGTTCGTCTACTGCTGCGGGACGTGCCACTACCGCTTCTGCTGCCCCGACCGGAACCGGCAGCTGGACCAGGACAGCTGCAAGAACTACGACTCGCCCGCCTGGGCCAAGACCGAGTCCAACGCCTTGGTCACCGAGGAGGAGCTGGGCCCCGACCCGGAGTACGACCCGCTCAGGCAGCAGAGCCACAACACGGGCTTCGTGATCGGCGGCGTGGTGGTGTTCATGGTGGCGGTGGCCGTCGGCATCAAGGTGGTCTTCAACAAGGTCCAGCAAGAGGCCATCCAGAGGGACCTCAACATGCCAAG GGCCCTGGTGGACATGCTGCGGCACCAGTCCAATCCGGTGCAGCAGGACGAGAGGAACAACAGCGTGGCTCTGACGGTGGGCGACGGCCAGGGGACGCTGGGGAGAGCTCAGAAAAACGTCTACGCTCCGGGACTGCCCAGCAAGGACAACAGAT TGGGCAACCTGCAGCACAATTTTATCCACACGTCAGGCTCCAGCCCCAAACACACCGCCACCATCG AACGCACGCCTCGGATGAACAACGCTCAGCTGGCGGCGGGGGGCACCTTGCTGTCCAgtaaacacaacaacaccaaaTCCCAGCCCGCCTTCCACCACTCGCTGCACAACCTGGCCCAGCTGCCCCCCTCCTACGAGAGCGCCACCAAGCCGGAACTCAACAGATACTCCTCGCTCAAACGGCTCG AAAAAGGTCTGGATGAGTACTCGTCCGGTTACTGCACCACCAAGCGGCGCCCGCACACCGCCCAGCCGGCGCTTCAGTCGTCCCAGCACCACCTCCACTGGGGCGGCGACTACACCCTGAGCGGGAGAGGAACGCTCCCCCGGCACGCCGCCCGGCCCTGGatcccgccgccgccgtccgGCATGCCCGCCTCGCCCACTCCCAATCCGTACCCGCTGGACCCGCCGGAGCCCCAGTACAACCCCAACTACGACACACTCTCCAAACCGAGGAAAGTGAAGTCCAGCGACCAGCTGCTCAACATGGGCGACGTCCCCGGCAACACTGGCACCCTGTCCCGCCTTTCCAAGAACCAGCAGCACCAGTACTACAAAGCCATGGCTGCCTCCGGGAAGAACTCCAACACGCAGACCCTCACCCGCAAGACCCAAGACCGGCAAGACAGGCAGGACCGGCAAGACAGGCAAGACAGGCAAGACAGGCAAGACCGGCATGACCGGCAAGATAGGCAAGACCGGCATGACAGGCAAGACAGGCAGGACAGGCAAGAGAGACAGGAAAGGCAAGACCGGCTCCTCATGTCCCCAGACCACTTGGAGGAAAGGATGGGCGGGATCGGGGTGATGGATCCGTACGCCCACCCTGGGGGTGGCGTCCCCACCCTGCCCCGCCAGCAGAAAGCCCAGTCCCAGCAGAACGTGTGCGCCGCCACCCCCTCCCTGGACCGGCACCACATGATCAAGATGAACTCTCACCCGACGTCCGGCAGGGAGCAGGAGAGGAACCCGGGCGTGACCGGCCACATCAGCGGGGGCATGGGCTGGGCGGGGGAGGGGCCCGGGGCGGGCGTGGTCATGGGAACGGGAACGCTCGGCGGCCACAACCGCAGGATGGCTTTCGCCAACAAACGGCAGAACACCATCGAGCAGCTGCACTTCATCCCGGGCGGGggcggcagcggcagcggcgggggtggcggcggcagcggcagcggcggcggcggcagcggcggggGAGGGTCCGGGCGGAGCGGGGACAGCGGCGGGGGCGGCGGCAGTCAGGGGATCAGGACAGGGAGCAAAAATGAGGTGACAGTGTGA
- the LOC144022602 gene encoding uncharacterized protein LOC144022602, whose translation MFQFGKYNLDIIEMLSGHQAHQFKGLGLDRQLQHQQQVQLHQHQLQQQQQQQAESSGALLSGLGLGPLQGSRGNAFSDSASIFAKMSAPPPPPLQQQPSSTQSSRSKSSKMSSSSSSSHSSGYPQFLRSFHPSEAALAQEQLHPGVGRFEHFAGGSSSSVSAGGLGGLVTSAPPPPPPLHPGLSVPQASSGPSSSSPSPSTSVAPSNNPSSSSAVSSLGHQLVGAQSDARSLHQQFSCMLAANQYFLSGVPANASLEQFLVQQGSHNHLGIGLSQTGGEPSTSLAPPPALHSSHSHSHSASQSQQAPQQPPQQQQLPPHTLSHPHAHSHPHHPLHPGSQPSSLGGFDFQGIPVLSSNQIASLMQQEAGLPLPLPLHLSLSKDDGKAESTGSGTGGGGGGGGSGGSSSSSGSSSRRKKAMAGYLPQRKSESTSNGHSNPSNSSSNGALSHTQPPALIGSAVGLSNMGGVPSSLLASSSSSSSVVSSSSSSSAPSSSAASVLVTNESHLSKSDNLSSIQANTTESDTESIYSCGECGKSFPHLSSLRRHMRMHEPTAAGTSKSTTTGPNPVHIKSQSDPSLPHSTQETPQPMSNCCPSPDKIFHCPDCGKGFKKKGHLLQHGVLHSSARPYGCSTCSRAFNRRESLTRHEKIHEEKPFRCPACGRAFRESTSLLNHAASGTCGKPGRGPKQRGSKTGSDGEDRIGGGSEGGNGGGGTYPSNRGVIYGKTEEKEGIIIVGEGEQKSGLGCDLFQSARGGNSNDRDRTDAKYPTDYSRNRYTGYHEDHRSQGNPSPCYSGASPCGSGMAGPALRKAPLAPTLHPHSQSHNQHHHPQQQPHLPLSSLLDDSEDDVTSSVNNAISAITAATGNRDDRGDIIGGLLGGLGLGPLGSPSTSGMDKNFRGGGNQEPLSNNPQNPAAKPKRPRKPRAKKDPAADGQPPKRRQYTPRMGTSGLPRTHLCSVCGKGFARRETLRRHDRIHTGEKPHHCTICGKYFREAFHLSKHQTVHSGAKNYKCSICGKEFGYSQSLRRHSKLHQKGENEEVPTTPAPENMNSFNPNPQCSVTQDGSQNQVPSTSSYYSYPQDVKPQDTQPHSQPPPRLYTCAICWKSFRHHFHLTAHHQTVHEGGGEKHFCCEVCGKAFAYSNSLTRHRHSQHGITRSEASNPQEGSGGSGDNRGGSDVNQSTSESEAATNALLQMAPSTDSHGAPSLNVVTHGHQQPPPQPPAGYSPLFYDATAAQSSASSAPSYSQPLPPNSTLMPPHHPHSPAGVKGEHIYPAGSRSRTLHTTAPFQPLTELPSTEHHHLHHHLHHPHHHPHHQSGAQPQHHLDCSSQLPHDEIRRHKKKKKKSDRRDWQENKYECQDVVRFDGSHKKRKISCTVRGQSNKRQGSLRLTIRRGEGSGGGGYKLVNTGGVKVQILSSLKVPVKRFGCPICPSSVFSRKAGLLVHMAIRHPRKAKTTRERLQCSVCGKQSHRPMAAFVHRASHRARGTFSCQCCAARFWNAMLLQRHKGSCSRTAKAARQGDAKKPTLLKRPSERPTRDGQGDLPYHLLGPYRY comes from the coding sequence ATGTTCCAGTTTGGAAAGTACAATTTGGACATTATAGAGATGTTAAGTGGGCACCAGGCCCACCAGTTCAAAGGCCTTGGTCTAGACCGCCAACTGCAGCATCAGCAGCAAGTGCAACtccaccagcaccaactgcaacagcagcagcagcagcaagctgAGTCGTCTGGAGCTCTTCTGTCTGGACTTGGCTTGGGCCCCCTGCAGGGGTCAAGAGGTAACGCCTTTTCTGATTCTGCCTCCATTTTTGCCAAGATGAGTGCCCCTCCTCCCCCACCTTTACAACAGCAGCCTTCCTCAACTCAGAGCTCTCGTTCAAAGTCCAGCAagatgagcagcagcagcagctcaagCCATTCTTCGGGCTATCCACAGTTCCTGCGCTCTTTCCACCCGTCTGAGGCAGCACTAGCGCAGGAGCAGTTACACCCAGGTGTAGGCCGCTTTGAGCACTTTGCCGGAGGAAGTAGCAGTAGTGTGAGTGCTGGGGGATTAGGAGGATTAGTAACATCCGCACCTCCACCCCCGCCTCCTCTGCATCCCGGCCTCTCTGTCCCCCAAGCATCATCTGGCCCCTCCTCGTCCTCCCCTTCCCCTTCAACCTCTGTGGCCCCCTCTAACAACCCTTCTAGCAGCAGTGCAGTCAGCTCATTGGGACACCAGTTGGTTGGGGCCCAGTCTGATGCACGGAGCCTTCACCAACAGTTTAGTTGCATGCTAGCTGCTAATCAGTATTTCCTTTCCGGGGTgcctgctaatgctagcttagagcAGTTTCTCGTTCAACAGGGTAGCCATAACCACTTAGGGATTGGTTTAAGTCAAACGGGTGGGGAGCCCAGTACTAGTCTTGCTCCGCCCCCCGCGCTGCATTCGTCTCACTCGCATAGCCACTCGGCTTCTCAGTCACAGCAGGCTCCGCAGCAGCCCCCCCAGCAGCAACAGCTTCCGCCTCACACCCTATCTCATCCTCACGCTCATTCTCATCCTCACCACCCGCTCCACCCCGGGTCCCAGCCTTCGTCGCTGGGCGGCTTTGACTTTCAAGGCATCCCTGTCCTCTCGTCAAATCAAATAGCTTCACTGATGCAGCAGGAAGCAGGTTTGccgcttcccttgccacttcaTTTGTCCTTGTCTAAGGATGATGGTAAAGCGGAAAGCACAGGTAGTGGaaccggcggcggcggtggtggtggtggtagtggtggtagtagtagtagtagcggcAGTAGCAGTAGGAGGAAGAAAGCGATGGCTGGCTATTTGCCCCAGAGAAAGTCTGAAAGCACTAGTAATGGCCACAGTAATCCTAGCAATAGTAGTAGCAATGGCGCACTTAGTCATACTCAGCCCCCTGCGTTAATTGGAAGTGCGGTTGGCTTATCAAATATGGGTGGAGTCCCGTCATCCCTGCTtgcttcatcatcttcatcctcatcagtagtttcttcttcttcctcctcctctgctcCCTCTTCCTCTGCTGCCTCAGTACTGGTTACTAACGAGTCTCACCTTTCTAAATCTGATAACTTGAGCTCAATACAAGCTAACACCACAGAATCTGATACAGAGTCAATTTATAGCTGCGGCgagtgtggcaaaagcttccctCACCTTTCAAGCCTTCGCAGGCATATGCGTATGCATGAGCCAACCGCAGCTGGCACTAGCAAATCGACCACTACTGGCCCAAATCCTGTTCACATTAAAAGTCAGTCAGACCCCAGCCTCCCCCATTCGACCCAAGAAACTCCCCAGCCCATGTCCAATTGTTGCCCTAGCCCagacaaaatatttcattgcCCCGATTGTGGTAAAGGCTTTAAGAAAAAGGGACACCTCCTGCAACACGGTGTCCTGCACTCTTCAGCCCGCCCATACGGCTGCTCCACCTGCTCTCGGGCTTTTAATCGTAGAGAGTCACTGACACGGCATGAGAAGATACATGAGGAAAAGCCATTCCGATGTCCTGCCTGTGGTCGTGCCTTCCGCGAGAGCACCTCTCTACTCAACCATGCTGCCTCAGGCACCTGCGGCAAGCCAGGTAGGGGACCCAAACAACGAGGCAGCAAGACAGGAAGCGATGGTGAGGACAGGATAGGGGGAGGGAGCGAAGGAGGTAACGGAGGAGGGGGAACTTATCCGAGCAATAGGGGGGTCATTTATGGGAAAACTGAGGAAAAGGAGGGTATAATCATTGTTGGGGAAGGAGAACAAAAATCAGGGTTAGGATGTGATCTGTTTCAGTCTGCAAGGGGAGGGAATTCAAATGACAGGGATAGAACAGATGCTAAATACCCCACTGACTACTCTCGGAATCGTTACACAGGCTACCATGAAGACCACCGTTCTCAAGGTAATCCATCTCCATGCTACTCTGGCGCCTCCCCCTGTGGAAGCGGGATGGCCGGCCCAGCTCTGAGAAAGGCACCCTTGGCCCCAACCCTGCATCCGCACTCTCAGAGCCACAACCAGCACCATCATCCGCAGCAACAGCCCCACCTGCCCCTCTCCTCTCTGCTGGATGACTCAGAGGATGATGTCACTAGCTCTGTCAATAATGCCATCTCTGCCATCACTGCAGCCACTGGAAATAGAGATGACAGGGGAGACATCATAGGAGGTCTGCTTGGTGGTCTTGGTCTCGGCCCTCTGGGCTCACCGTCCACATCTGGCATGGATAAGAATTTCCGAGGTGGTGGGAACCAAGAGCCGTTGAGCAACAATCCACAGAATCCTGCTGCTAAGCCCAAACGTCCCCGCAAGCCCAGAGCCAAGAAAGATCCAGCAGCTGACGGGCAGCCCCCGAAACGTAGGCAGTACACTCCGAGAATGGGAACCAGTGGGCTCCCACGCACTCACCTCTGCAGTGTCTGCGGTAAGGGTTTTGCACGTCGCGAGACTCTCCGCAGGCACGACCGCATACATACCGGAGAAAAGCCTCACCACTGCACTATTTGTGGAAAGTATTTCCGGGAGGCTTTCCACCTTAGCAAGCACCAAACGGTTCACTCTGGGGCTAAGAATTACAAATGCAGCATCTGCGGGAAGGAGTTTGGTTACTCCCAGAGTCTCAGGAGGCACAGCAAACTCCATCAGAAAGGGGAGAATGAAGAGGTGCCCACAACACCAGCTCCAGAGAATATGAACAGCTTTAACCCAAACCCTCAATGCAGCGTGACCCAGGACGGGAGCCAGAACCAAGTACCAAGCACCTCCTCCTATTACTCCTACCCCCAAGATGTCAAGCCTCAAGATACCCAGCCACATTCACAGCCTCCGCCCCGTCTTTACACCTGTGCAATATGCTGGAAGTCCTTCCGCCACCACTTCCACCTGACTGCTCATCACCAGACGGTTCACGAAGGTGGGGGCGAAAAGCATTTCTGCTGCGAGGTGTGCGGGAAAGCCTTTGCATACTCAAATAGCCTTACGCGACACAGGCATTCCCAGCACGGAATCACCCGCAGTGAAGCGTCGAACCCTCAAGAAGGCAGCGGTGGGTCTGGAGACAACCGGGGAGGGAGCGATGTGAACCAGTCAACGTCCGAGAGCGAAGCCGCCACCAATGCTCTGCTGCAGATGGCCCCATCGACCGACAGCCACGGGGCTCCCAGTCTTAACGTTGTCACCCACGGCCACCAGCAGCCGCCACCGCAACCACCAGCTGGTTACTCTCCCCTCTTTTATGACGCTACAGCAGCCCAGTCTTCGGCCTCCAGTGCCCCATCTTACTCGCAGCCTCTGCCCCCCAATTCGACCCTCATGCCCCCCCACCACCCGCACTCCCCGGCCGGGGTGAAAGGAGAGCACATATATCCAGCCGGATCCCGCAGCCGTACTCTGCACACCACGGCCCCGTTCCAGCCCCTAACGGAACTGCCCTCCACCGAACATCACCATctacatcatcatcttcatcacccccaccatcatcctcatcatcagtcAGGTGCCCAGCCCCAACACCACCTCGACTGCAGCAGCCAGTTGCCGCACGATGAAATCAGAcggcacaagaagaaaaaaaaaaagtccgataGGAGAGATTGGCAGGAAAATAAGTATGAATGCCAAGACGTAGTCAGATTTGATGGGAGCCACAAGAAGAGAAAGATAAGTTGTACAGTAAGAGGGCAGTCAAACAAAAGGCAAGGCTCTCTTCGCTTGACAATTAGGCGGGGAGAAGGATCTGGTGGCGGTGGGTATAAACTTGTCAACACTGGGGGCGTGAAAGTTCAGATCCTGTCATCCTTAAAGGTTCCCGTGAAGCGTTTTGGCTGTCCTATATGCCCCAGTTCAGTGTTTTCCCGCAAAGCGGGGCTGCTCGTCCACATGGCAATTAGACACCCACGAAAAGCCAAAACCACTCGAGAGCGACTTCAGTGCAGCGTATGTGGGAAGCAGTCCCACAGGCCCATGGCAGCTTTTGTCCATCGGGCTTCCCATCGTGCCAGAGGGACCTTCTCCTGCCAGTGCTGCGCCGCTCGCTTCTGGAACGCGATGCTTCTCCAAAGGCACAAGGGCTCCTGCAGCCGCACGGCGAAGGCAGCGCGGCAAGGCGACGCTAAGAAGCCGACGCTATTAAAGAGACCGTCAGAAAGACCGACCCGAGATGGTCAGGGTGACTTGCCGTACCATCTACTGGGACCGTATAGATACTGA
- the dbpb gene encoding D site albumin promoter binding protein b, protein MSRQLTQLPTPDLPAGASPQFGSCTQPAVSLTGGHLNSMAGLKSLLQHPMKGDQRLRNPCDLKDKERSIDMDEDSMGVCSMRNTSGIGGGGGGANGCNGGTSGGNFNQFLGPLLWDRTLPADGGLFQLQYMDLEEFLTENGMGSMHSNNSSSSAQIPSQSSQSAVPNQSSQCLPPPSPPGSSSSSPSSSSSPSLLGLEVAQPQSLTGGNDCLHGSQTSMNDSCESPSSSSSSPSSSCPPLLTPTSGGPDVAGIFDMDPSDIVLSNGPGQQNFDPRQTFSEEELKPQPMVKKARKILVPDNMKDEKYWSRRYKNNEAAKRSRDARRLKENQISVRAAYLERENAALRQEVAEMRKELVHCRNIISKYENRLADQ, encoded by the exons ATGTCCAGGCAGCTCACCCAGCTCCCCACCCCGGACCTGCCCGCAGGCGCTAGCCCACAGTTTGGGAGTTGCACCCAGCCGGCGGTTTCCCTCACCGGGGGGCACCTCAACTCCATGGCGGGACTCAAATCCCTCCTGCAGCATCCCATGAAGGGGGACCAGCGCTTGAGAAACCCCTGCGATCTCAAAG ACAAAGAGCGATCAATTGACATGGATGAAGACTCGATGGGCGTGTGCTCCATGAGGAACACGTCCGGAataggcggcggcggcggcggcgccaaCGGATGCAACGGCGGGACTAGCGGCGGCAATTTCAACCAGTTCCTGGGCCCTCTCTTGTGGGATCGCACCCTCCCGGCCGACGGGGGCCTCTTCCAGCTGCAGTACATGGACTTGGAGGAGTTTCTGACCGAGAACGGAATGGGCAGCATGCACAGCAACAACAGCTCCAGTTCGGCCCAGATCCCCTCTCAGAGCTCCCAGTCCGCAGTGCCCAACCAGAGCTCCCAGTGCCTACCGCCCCCGTCCCCGCCCGGCTCTTCATCCTCGTCGCCCTCGTCTTCGTCCTCCCCGTCCCTACTGGGGCTGGAGGTGGCGCAGCCTCAGAGCCTCACCGGAGGCAACGACTGTCTTCACG GGAGCCAGACGAGTATGAACGACTCGTGCGAGTCGccgtcctcctcgtcctcctcgccGTCGTCCTCGTGCCCGCCCCTGCTGACGCCCACGAGCGGCGGGCCGGACGTGGCGGGAATTTTCGATATGGATCCGTCGGACATCGTGCTGTCCAACGGCCCCGGCCAGCAGAACTTTGACCCCAGGCAGACCTTCAGCGAAGAGGAGTTGAAGCCGCAGCCCATGGTGAAAAAGGCGCGCAAGATCCTGGTTCCCGACAACATGAAG GACGAGAAGTACTGGAGCCGGAGATACAAAAACAACGAGGCGGCAAAGCGCTCGCGGGACGCGCGCCGCCTCAAGGAGAACCAAATTTCGGTGCGCGCCGCCTACTTGGAGCGCGAGAACGCCGCCCTGCGACAGGAAGTGGCCGAGATGCGCAAGGAACTGGTCCACTGCCGCAACATTATCAGCAAATACGAGAACCGTCTGGCCGACCAGTGa